One Littorina saxatilis isolate snail1 linkage group LG12, US_GU_Lsax_2.0, whole genome shotgun sequence genomic region harbors:
- the LOC138981909 gene encoding uncharacterized protein, which produces MSELSPELRAVVTAMFLQMDKDCNGWLSREELKDGFTQLGFCLSDFEAEGAFRNLDKNMDGRVTLDEYFIVLNSAIQTNPEEAQRAKLRRAFSTFDTNKDGLLTEDELLNGLHRAGLENISRQQLAKHIANMDRDGDGKINFEEFVRMFKA; this is translated from the exons ATGTCTGAGCTGTCCCCCGAGCTGCGGGCCGTGGTGACCGCCATGTTTCTGCAGATGGATAAGGACTGCAACGGATGGCTGTCACGGGAGGAACTGAAGGACGGATTCACACAGCTCGGGTTTTGCCTCTCCGACTTTGAGGCTGAG GGCGCCTTTCGGAACTTGGACAAGAATATGGACGGCCGAGTTACTCTTGACGAATATTTTATCGTCCTCAACTCCGCTATACAGACCAACCCAGAGGAAGCTCA GCGAGCCAAGCTGAGGCGAGCTTTCTCCACCTTCGACACGAACAAGGACGGTCTGCTGACTGAAGACGAGCTGCTGAACGGACTGCACCGGGCAGGCCTGGAGAACATCAGCAGACAACAGCTCGCCAAGCACATCGCAAACATGGATAGAGATGGTGACGGCAAGATCAACTTTGAGGAGTTCGTTCGCATGTTCAAGGCATGA